A region of Micromonospora chokoriensis DNA encodes the following proteins:
- a CDS encoding 1-acyl-sn-glycerol-3-phosphate acyltransferase, whose product MPLPPRWLRRLLFAPAVVALAFVLVTTLPIWALLAAAASPLVPGRLRPLRLLWIGCVYLVWDAAALIALFLLWVASGFGWRTRSPTFQRAHYVLAGWFLRVLFWQARWTLRLRIDVVGTDPDTALPGRPEVVLCRHAGPGDSFILIHGLVNWFKREPRIVLKDSLQWDPAIDVLLNRLPNRFIAPTPERGEETVRQVGHLAAGLDDNDAFVIFPEGGNFTPKRRLRAIARLRSLGLERMALRAERMRHVLAPQPGGMLAALDAAPDAGVIFVAHTGLDRMLTVADVWRELPMDKRIVMRFWSVPPEDIPVGRQQRIDWLFDWWAQIDTWIAANR is encoded by the coding sequence ATGCCGCTGCCCCCCAGGTGGCTGCGCCGGTTGCTGTTCGCCCCCGCCGTGGTGGCGCTGGCGTTCGTGCTGGTCACCACCCTGCCGATCTGGGCTCTGCTCGCCGCCGCCGCGTCTCCGCTGGTCCCGGGTCGGTTGCGACCGTTGCGGCTGCTCTGGATCGGGTGCGTCTACCTGGTCTGGGACGCCGCCGCGCTGATCGCGCTGTTCCTGCTCTGGGTCGCCTCCGGCTTCGGCTGGCGGACCCGGTCCCCGACCTTCCAACGCGCGCACTACGTGCTGGCCGGCTGGTTCCTGCGGGTGCTGTTCTGGCAGGCACGGTGGACGCTGCGGCTGCGCATCGACGTGGTGGGCACCGACCCGGACACCGCGCTGCCCGGCCGGCCCGAGGTGGTGCTGTGCCGGCACGCCGGGCCCGGTGACTCGTTCATCCTGATCCACGGGCTGGTCAACTGGTTCAAACGGGAGCCACGCATCGTCCTCAAGGACAGCCTCCAGTGGGACCCGGCGATCGACGTGCTGCTCAACCGGCTGCCCAACCGGTTCATCGCGCCGACGCCGGAGCGCGGCGAGGAGACGGTACGCCAGGTCGGACACCTGGCTGCGGGCCTGGACGACAACGACGCGTTCGTGATCTTCCCGGAGGGCGGCAACTTCACCCCCAAACGACGGCTGCGTGCCATCGCCCGGCTGCGCTCTCTCGGGCTGGAACGGATGGCACTGCGCGCCGAGCGGATGCGTCACGTCCTCGCCCCGCAGCCCGGCGGAATGCTGGCCGCGCTGGACGCCGCCCCGGACGCCGGGGTCATCTTCGTCGCCCACACAGGGTTGGACCGGATGCTCACAGTGGCCGACGTCTGGCGGGAACTGCCGATGGACAAGCGGATCGTGATGCGGTTCTGGTCCGTGCCGCCGGAGGACATCCCGGTCGGGCGGCAGCAACGCATCGACTGGCTGTTCGACTGGTGGGCGCAGATCGACACCTGGATCGCCGCCAATCGGTAG
- the cutA gene encoding divalent-cation tolerance protein CutA, whose amino-acid sequence MEQICVVTTVVDARSVADVLAAAAVAGRLAACAQVGGQVDSTYWWRSGVETSTEWSVQFKTAPDRLTALVDQIRVSHPYEVPEILVSTVESGDPAYAAWVHEHTRP is encoded by the coding sequence GTGGAGCAGATCTGCGTCGTGACGACTGTGGTGGATGCGCGTTCGGTCGCGGACGTGCTGGCGGCCGCGGCCGTCGCCGGCAGGCTCGCCGCCTGCGCCCAGGTGGGTGGTCAGGTGGACAGCACCTACTGGTGGAGGTCCGGAGTGGAGACCAGCACCGAGTGGTCGGTGCAGTTCAAGACCGCACCGGACCGGCTGACCGCGTTGGTGGACCAGATCCGGGTCAGCCACCCGTACGAGGTGCCGGAGATCCTGGTGTCCACCGTGGAGAGCGGTGACCCGGCGTACGCCGCCTGGGTGCACGAGCACACCCGGCCCTGA